The Hyalangium gracile genome has a window encoding:
- a CDS encoding alpha/beta fold hydrolase, whose product MPFLTIRGVQLYYEDTGGPGEPIVFSHGLLWNSNLYSRQIEALKGRYRCIAYDHRGQGRSTAPPGKGIDLRTVYEDAVAFIQALGLAPCHFVGLSMGGFVGLRVAARHPELLRSLTLLDTSACSESLWNLSRYWLLTATTHWLGLRPVVDRLMSIYFGQTFMKDPARAAEREELRRQLLQNPRDVWRAMQGVITRRGVTEELSRISTPTLILVGEEDVVTRPEMAETLHTRIQGSRLVLLPHVGHMSNLEQPELVNRAIHRFLSGLAPRQEEFGVMASAAPP is encoded by the coding sequence ATGCCTTTCCTGACCATTCGCGGTGTGCAGCTCTACTACGAGGACACGGGTGGGCCCGGCGAGCCGATCGTCTTCAGCCACGGGCTGCTGTGGAACTCGAACCTCTACTCCCGGCAGATCGAGGCCCTGAAGGGGCGCTATCGCTGCATCGCCTATGACCATCGCGGACAGGGTCGAAGCACGGCTCCGCCGGGCAAGGGCATCGATCTGCGCACCGTCTACGAAGATGCGGTGGCCTTCATCCAGGCGCTGGGGCTGGCGCCCTGTCACTTCGTGGGCCTGTCCATGGGCGGCTTCGTGGGGCTGCGCGTGGCGGCGCGCCACCCGGAGCTGCTGCGCTCGCTGACGCTGCTGGACACCTCCGCGTGCTCCGAGTCGCTGTGGAACCTGTCGCGCTACTGGCTGCTCACGGCGACGACGCACTGGCTGGGGCTGCGCCCGGTGGTGGACCGGCTCATGTCCATCTACTTCGGGCAGACCTTCATGAAGGATCCGGCGCGGGCCGCGGAGCGGGAGGAGCTGCGCCGGCAGCTGCTGCAGAACCCGCGGGACGTCTGGCGGGCCATGCAGGGCGTCATCACCCGGCGAGGCGTCACCGAGGAGCTGTCGCGCATCAGCACGCCGACGCTCATCCTGGTGGGTGAGGAGGACGTGGTGACGCGGCCGGAGATGGCCGAGACGCTGCACACGCGCATCCAGGGCTCGCGGCTGGTGCTGCTGCCTCACGTGGGGCACATGTCCAACCTGGAGCAGCCGGAGCTGGTGAACCGGGCCATCCACCGGTTCCTGTCCGGGCTCGC